TGGAGCGGGCCCTCACAGGGGTCCACCGCAGCGTGAATCGCATGGCGCGGCTGGTGGAGAACCTGATGGACGTGGGGCGGCTCCAGCGTGGCGAGCTGCACCTGGAGCCGGGCGAGGTGGACCTGACCGCCCTGCTGCGCGAGGTGGTGGAGCACTTCCAGCCCCTGACGGAGGGGCAGCGCATCGAGCTGGACGTCCCGCGGGGGCTGGTGCTCCACGCGGACAGGGACAGGCTGGACCAGGTGTTCACCAACCTGGTGGCCAATGCGCTGCGCTACTCGCCGGGGGAGGCGCACCTGCGGCTCACCGCGCGCGAGGAGGCGGGCCAGGTGCACGTGGAGGTGACGGACCGCGGGCTGGGGATTCCGCCGGGCCAGCTGGAGCACGTCTTCGAGCGCTTCAGCCGCGCGCACGGCATCTCCTATGGCGGGCTGGGGCTGGGGCTGGCGATTTCCCGGGGCATCGTCGAGCAGCACGGCGGGCGCATCTGGGCGGAGTCCCCCGGGCGTGCGGGCCAGGGCAGCACCTTCCACGTCGTGCTGCCGGGTGCGCCGCGGCAGTCGGACGCCGCCTCCGGGTGAGGCGTGCTCAGCCGGTGGCGTTGTTGCCCTGCCGCGCGGGGAGCGGCGCTGTTGCGCCGTCCGCGTTGGGATAGGAGATGGCGCCGGGCGGCGGCACGGGCGCGGACGGAGACAGGTTCATCAGCGTGCTGTTCGGCACGGGCCACGCGCCCGTGTACACGGCCAGCTTGCCCGCCATGGCCACGGACGCCGCCATGGTGAAGGTGCAGAGGTACGAGATGATGCCCATGTCCCCGAACACCTGGTTGATGTACGTGGCCACCATGCCGACGATGATGAGCGCGGCGGCGCGGTGCTCGGAGACGTTCGAGCGGTGGTACGCGCGCACCGCGAAGAACACGGTGGCCGCCAGGTACATCCACACGCCCGTGTAGCCGATGAGCCCACCGAACGCGAACAGCCCCAGCAGCGAGTTGTGCGGGTGGAAGCGGTAGGTGGGAAAGACGAAGGCGATGTCCGGCAGCGGAATCGGCTCCAGGAACTCGTGCCCGTAGCCCGTGCCCAGGATGGGGAACTGGGCCCAGGTGGCAATCATGTCCAGGTTCTCGATGTCCCGGTAGTCCAGGTTGCCCTCGCCGCCCTGGCCCTCAATCAGCGACTTGATGGTCTCCACCGGCGCGAAGGGGCCCGTGGGCCGGTTCCAGCCAATCGCGATGTAGACGGCGATGATGGGCGCCATGAAGGGCACCAGGCGCACCACGAAGCGCTTGAGCGGCGTCCACGGGCTGATGAGGAAGACGGCCAGCAGGCAGCCCCCGAGGCTGACGTAGGCCAGCCGCCTGTCATTGAACACCATCCCCATGAGGATGATGGCCATG
This DNA window, taken from Pyxidicoccus xibeiensis, encodes the following:
- the wzy gene encoding exopolysaccharide repeat unit polymerase, coding for MTYTPPRPPYLRFAALLGFLVLATLGGALLHPVVAVAPVLAFTVVWVVLKVPLRYPVLALTYLVLAVDYVAERPQSGLWPSPLFPLGELMFGQLSQITKIGALRFPLVDVLIMSLLGLGMYRRVVKSTIDPPTPPMPRPLVFVTALSLVAILWMEVRGIARGGDFKNSLWQWHQGAMLPFIVAMYHYAFRGPQDWPALAKTIVAAGITKALIGSYFALVIVPALGVFVEYTTSHSDSMTFIFCMLVAMVRFIEKPKAAHVIRGLGIMAIILMGMVFNDRRLAYVSLGGCLLAVFLISPWTPLKRFVVRLVPFMAPIIAVYIAIGWNRPTGPFAPVETIKSLIEGQGGEGNLDYRDIENLDMIATWAQFPILGTGYGHEFLEPIPLPDIAFVFPTYRFHPHNSLLGLFAFGGLIGYTGVWMYLAATVFFAVRAYHRSNVSEHRAAALIIVGMVATYINQVFGDMGIISYLCTFTMAASVAMAGKLAVYTGAWPVPNSTLMNLSPSAPVPPPGAISYPNADGATAPLPARQGNNATG